The region CGCACGATTGGGTTTTTGACAACTTTGGTGCGCCAGAGTCGAGCGATGCAGTCATAATGGCAAAAGAACTAGCTCTCAACGAAAAGCAACTCCTCGAGTGTTTACAATCAGATGATAGCCTTGAGGGCATTATTGAAATTGCTCGCGAAGGTAAGATGGTTCGAGGCACACCGACGATTCTTGTAAATGGAAAAGTTTTACCCTCAGGGCAGTCTATGACTACGCTGAATGCTCTCTATAAAGAAATCGTGAAGTAGATTATTTAGATATCAAGAACGTTAAGTAGAAAACTGGCGCCTTTTTGAATGGTCACTTTCACAAAACCAGACACTTGTGAAAGTGCTTCGTGTGACGCCAAGACAGCAAAAGCTACAAAAACACATATGACAAATGTCCTTAGAACCCACGCCGAGGCTCTTAGATCGCGAACCTTAAGATCATTCTCGACCTGCTCTATCCTACCAAGATAAGACTTAAGTGATTCAAAGAGCCCCAATAGCTTTTCTTGAATCCGCTGCTTTTGAGCTAGCGGCAATGACGGCTTCTCTTTGCTACGTCCAAGCTGCTCGATCTGACTAATAATAAACTCGGATTGCTCGTACATTTGAGTTGTCCGAGCTATATATCCGGGGACACTTATCTTGTAACTTCGGTAAACCTTCAGTTCTCGGCGCGCTACATCGTATTTTGAATTAGCAACAAAGGAGAGAATGGAGTTCTTTAAAGAATCCACACGGCCCGTAATTCGCGAAGTTAAATCTAGCTCTTCGGTATTATCAGACTCGGAAGACGAATCTAGCGAAGAACTAGCCTCCAGATCGCCACTGAGCTCGTCTTCGATCAATTTTAGTGCATTGCTCATACTTTATCTCTCGACTTTCGTATCGGCTTTTCATTGCTGTGAATTGAGTGATTTGGTTACACAGAGTTAAATGAATAGGAGGAACAACTTGTAATGTCATCTAAACTAGACCTAGGCCGTGCTCAAGGGCTGCAAATCGTCGCGACTCCCATCGGAAATTTCGGTGATATCTCTTTACGAGCCGTTGAAGCCCTCAAAACGGCCGACGTCATTTACTGTGAAGACACACGCGTTAGCTTAAGGTTGCTAACTCATTTTGGGATTACTGATAAAAAGTTGAAATCAGCCAATGAACACACCGAGGGCGGACTCGTCCAAGATGTATTAAACCATTTAAAAAACAACGCGACAGTTGTGCTCATTTCTGACGCTGGAACGCCCAATATAAATGACCCGGGCTATCATTTAGTGAAAGCATGCTTAACGAATAATATTAACGTCACTCCCATACCGGGGCCGTCTTCCCTCACCGCCGCATTGTCGGCATCACCTATTGGCGGCGGGCACTTTGTATACCTGGGCTATCTGCCGCGTAAGCAAGGCGAACTCTCGGCTCTCTTACGATCACTGCCTGAAGCTCTCGAAAAAGCGGTGTTCCTGGAATCGCCCAAAAGACTTCTTTCTAGTTTAAAACTTATTAAGGAAGTTTTTGGGAATAAGTCGGAAGTGTGCCTCTATCACGAGCTCACGAAAATCCATGAAAGCATTCACTTCGGCAAGATCGATGCGATTTTAGATGAGTTTAACAACAAGGAGATTCTCGGAGAATGGATAGGCATCCTGTCGCTCAGAGGGCGTAGCCAAACTTCACTAAACATCGATTCCGCCTGGCAAGGAGCACTGCAAAATGCAATAGATCTAAAGATCGCACCGTCCAACATTGTGGAGATTTTTAAACCTCTGTGGCCAAGATCAAAAAAAGAGCTCTATAATCTAATTCTCGAAAAGAAGGAAGTTTCGATTGAAAAGTAAGTTACTCACTGTTTTTAAATTTGTTTTTAGTTTCTCCGCAGTTCGGCTTGGTCTCATTATTACAGGCTTTCTCTTTTATTTCTCCACCGTTTTCTATCGTCCGGAGGGATTACGATCTGAAGGAGAAGGCACTGCAATTGATATACTTCATCTTATTCATCAGAAATCTGTAGATATCCGGATGGTTCATCGAGGCTACGTTGCCCCCGACGACCGGATAGTGCTTCTCACAGTTGATGAAAATTCTCTGCAGTGGTTAGGGCGGTGGCCTTGGTCGCGAGACATAATGGCGAACGTCGTTGAGAAGGTCATGGAGTTTAATATCAAAGCCATTGGTTTTGATATTGTTTTTCCAGAATCAGAAAAGACTGATCTCTACCAATCGCTTGAGAAAATAAAGAGTTTACCTGGTATATCGCCGCAAGTAGAAAACACGATCTTAAGTGAGCTTAAGCGCGCGGATAAAGATCGTATACTAGGCGAGACTATTGCAAAACATTCCGAAAGGATAGTAACCGGCGGGTACTTCGATACTGACGTGCATGTTTACTATCCGTACCAAAGCGTTTGCTTTGACTATCTCAGAAAGCAATCTCACGAATACAAGTTCCTCGAGGGTGACCAAGCTCTTTCTCTCGTACTAGATTCCTTGGCAAACGAGCCTCCGGAGTTCGTCCACCAATTCTTAAGTTATCAGTTTAAGAGAATCGACTTTAAAATCAGACGCGACCTTAAGGGGCTTCCTGACAATGTGCTTTCGGATCGAGTATTCGATGCCCAACAACTCTACTGCACGCAGTTTTTAGCCGGAACAGATGACACTCTCGATGAATTCAAAAACATTTGGCCGAATGTTCAAAAGGCTTATCCTGACTTTTCTGAAACTCCGTTTGAAGACTTCGTTTCAAGCTTCCAAACCCTTTTTGATATTCCTAATCAAACGCTAGCGGCTGAGAGATGGTGGCTCAATGTTCCGGACATTTCTGAGGGTGCAGCCTATTTCGCCTCGTTTAACGCCTACCCCGACAAAGACGGTGTGGTGCGAAGAGCTTATCTGGTAACTCGGTATTCAGATCAATTCATTCCCAGTTTGGCTCTGAAACTACACATGCTCACACAAGAAAAAGGTCTTCTTGTAAATATTGACCAGGATCCTATAAGGGGCAGAGGAAAGTCGATCAAAGGTTTAGATCTTACAAACTCTGAGACAGGAGAGGTTGAATTATCTCTGCCCGCTGACCGAAGCGGGCGAGTGCTTATCAACTACCATGGCCCGAAGTACACGTATCCGCATTTGTCAGCGGGAGAGCTCTTTTCGCGCGACGGAAAGGCCAAAGTTGCTCAGTGGGATGGCCATGAAACTAGAGAGACAAAGATCGATCTAAAAGAATATTTGCAAGATAAAATTCTCTTGTTCGGTGCCACTGCAGTAGGAATCTTTGATTTAAGGGTTACTCCCTTCTCGGAAGACTTTCCGGGGCTAGAAACGCATGCCAATGCCCTTGATAATATATTGAACAGTGACTTCTTAGTGCATCACTCGCTGGAACCGCTTTACATGCCATTTACATTGTTGGCGCTCGGTGTTTTTCTTTCGCTAGCACTCGCTCGGTTGGGAGCCATTTGGGGTTTTTTTACCGCCATATTTACAGCTCTCGTGATCTACCTGGTCGATAGATTTTACTTTTTTGCAAGCGGCTACATTATAGCGGTGGCACTACCTTTGTTGCTCACCCTGATTATGTATATGGCAATGACGGCCTACAAATATCTCACTGAAGAAAGAAAGAAAAAGGAACTTAAAGGAACCTTTGCAAAGTATGTTTCGCCGGCCATTGTTGATGAGATATTAAAATCGCCTGAGAACCTACAGCTCGGCGGACGGAAAATATTTATGTCGGTGCTTTTTTCAGACGTAAGAGGTTTCACAACTATCTCTGAGAAGCTCGACCCCCAGCAACTCACTCACATACTTAATACCTACCTAACTCCAATGACTCGCTTGGTTTTCAAGAACAAAGGAACGCTAGACAAGTACATGGGTGACGCCATTATGGCTTTCTTTGGTGCCCCGATTACCTACGACAACCATGCTGAGATGGCTTGCCGGTGTGCGCTAGATATGATGTCTGAACTCAAAAAAATTCAAACCGATTTTGAAACGAAGGGTCTACCGCTGATAGATATTGGTATTGGCATAAATAGCGGAGAGATGAATGCCGGCAATATGGGATCAGACATTGTTCGCTCCTATACCGTCATGGGAGACTCCGTAAATTTGGGCTCGCGCCTTGAGGGCATCAACAAGCAATATGGCACGCACATCATTATTAGCGAATTCACTCTTAAGGAGATTGGTGACAAGTTTGTTACTCGCGAAATCGACTCGGTGAGAGTTAAAGGAAAGCTCCTCCCAGTGAGAATTCACGAATTAATGAACACCAAAGAAGCTGCCACCGATGATCAGAGAAAACTCTCTGAAAATTTTGATGCAGCTTTACAGCTTTATTACAAAGCAGAGTTTGATGCGGCCATGAGCGCCTTTACAAAGTGCCTCGATATTAATCCAGATGATGACAGCTCTAAGCTCTATATAAACCGGTGTAGCGAATTTTTAGAAGTTCCCCCTCCCAAAGACTGGGATGGAGTGTTCGAAATGAAGTCAAAGTAAGTAATATTTTTAGCTCAGTGGCCCAAACGGCCGATTCCATCTGAAGGAGCTACGTTAAAATGAGAGTTAAAGTTATTGGCTCGCATGGTGGAACAGCACCGGGCTATCGAACTTCTTGTTACCTGGTCAATAATCGATTCTACATCGATGCGGGATCTGTTGCCTCGGCGCTCAGTCCAAAACAACAAATGGCCGTAACAGACATTCTGATCACTCATCCGCACATAGACCATATCAAGGATCTTTGCTTTCTCATTGAGAACTCATTTCATCCCGATCGCCAAGAGCTTCGTATCCACTCGACGGCTGAGATAATCAATGATATCCACACGCACCTTTTTAACAACGTGCTATGGCCCGATTTCACCAAAATACCCATTGATTCCAAGTCCGGTAGATTTCTCATGAAATTTTGTCCTATTGAAGGCTCAGTGAGTATTGATGGAGTAAAGATCGAGCCTATTAAGGTCAATCATCCAGGAAACGCCGTCGGGTACCTTTTAGATGCTGGTAACGAGCAGATAGTATTTTCGGGCGATACGGGCCCAACGGAAAAGTTATGGCAAAAAGCCAGCGATTGCGCCAACCTTCGCGCAATCTTCACAGAGATTAGCTTTCCAAGCAATATGGAAGCCCTGGCCAAGGCAGCCGGGCACTTTACCACTCGGCAACTTCTCGATGAGCTCGCTAAGGTCAGGCAAAAAGACATCCCTGTATACATTGCTCACTTCAAACCTCAGTTCCTAGAAGAGCTGATGAATGAATTCCACCGCATGGCACCAGAGAGAGTGATTCTCATGCACCAAGAAGACGAGTATATCTTTGAATAAGATATACTTTAATGCAGCGTGTACTCAGAACCCTCTTTTTGATTTGGGGATTACTCCTCATATCTGTCAACTCACTTGCTCTGAAAGTTGAAAATTCAGAGGGTGATCCTGTATTGCTTGATGCCGATCAAGCCAACATAGAATATGACGACGACGGCAATCAGGTCATACTGCTGAGAGGTAACGTACAGGTCATTCATCAACAGCAACACATGACGGCGTCTGAAGCGACGATCCATACCAAGACTCGAATGATCGACGCTGTGGGTAATGTGATGCTTGTCACCCCTAAAGCCACTTTATCTGCCAAAAGAGTTTTGCTCAGCTACGAAACCAACACAGGAGAGGCCTACGACGGATTTATTCAGTCTGGGCAAGTTACCTTTGCAGGAACTCTCATACGAAAGACTGGCGACAACACTTACGAAGCCGAAGACAGCGATTACACCTCTTGCACAACCTGCCCTCCCGGTTGGAGTTTTACTGGCACTTCCATGAATGCCGAACTAGAGGGGTATGCGCACATTCGAAACCCCATTATGTGGGCAGGTAAAGTGCCTATTTTTTGGCTTCCCTACATTATTCTTCCAATGAATAGCAACCGTAGAACCGGGCTACTCTTTCCGGTACCTGAATTCACAGGAGCAAGCGGTTTCGCGATTTCTGAAAGTCTATTTATTGTGCTCGGGCGCAGTCACGATGCGACAGTGTCGGTGAAGCACTATTTCGGAGGCGCAACCGGAATAGGGACGGGTCGGCGTGGGACGAAGTTTTTAGGGCAATATCGCTATGCTCTTGCACCCCGCTCAAGGGGACAAATAGACACAGCCTACCTAGACGATCGCATTCTACTCAAAGACAGAAAAACCAAACGATGGTTCACAAGGTACGACCACAGTTACGTATTTCCGGATGGCACCGAAAATCGAGCCAGCCTTAATCTCGTCAGCGACGTACAGTATCCCAGAGATTTCGTTGCAGAAATTGAAACGCTTGGGGGGCAGGTCTTAGGCAATCCCGCTTTAGAAAATCGATTTTCCGTATTTAAAAATACAGAGTCCTCACATTATTCCGTAGATGCGGCACACCACTATAATTTGCTCACGACAGGACCGTTCTCTGACAATCGCGATGCTGTTCACAGAATGCCAGAATTTAGATACAACCTTGCGCCTCAAAGATCTGCTTCAGGGTTTTTGACCCAATTCGACATTCTTTACAACAATTTCTCAAGAGATAGTTCCAGCTACGATGACAGAAGTTACACCGATGCCACTGCCGGCAATAGCTGCGCAGCCTTGGGCGGAGTACCAGTGCCTGATGGCCAAGTCTGCGTAGATCAGTTCGGTAATCCACTTCGTGACGGTCGCTTCGATCCAACCCGCGACCTCATTCGCACGGGTCAAAGAATAATTATATCACCGAGCGTGTCTTACCCGGTTAAAGTGGGGCAAATTGAAGTTCTCCCCTCGGTTTCTTACACAGAATCACAGTACAGATTAGGAACAGGGGAAGGCCCTCGCGAAGGATTCCAAGAAAGCACCGAGCGGCGCTACTTTAGAACGCAAATGTCCGCAAGAACCAGAGCTAGCCGGTTCTTTGGTTTAGAGAACGCAGATGCTGATGCCGATAAATACCGTCACGAAATTCAACCTGAGGTGCGCTACACCACAATACCTTGGAGCTCACGAGCCGACCATCCTTTCTTTGGTGATCGCGATGTGGAGCCCTCCTTTAGGGCGGATAGTCCTCTAACGTCACGCGATGTCATCCAGTTTGATTACAACGACCGACTTATAGACAAGAACCTCGTTACATTTTCTTTTACAAATCGACTGGTGCGAAAACGCCAATACGGTGACGGCAATAGGTACAAACAGATCGCTTTAGTGAGACTTGCGCAGTCCTATGACATTAACGAAGCTGGAAGATCCACTTACAACTCTGAAGATGAAAGACAGCCTTGGACGGATCTCTCTGCTCTTGTAGATCTCAGATTTGACAATCTCGAACTCAACTCGATTATGAGATACTATCCGTATCAACGAACGACTTCAAATTCTTCGCGAGCAAGGATTATGAACGCAAATGGCGACTTCTTTCAGACAAGTTACACTCATGCGTTCTCGATTGCTCGTTTGCCGAAAACCCAAGTCGTATCTCGTAGTGAAGATTTGAATTTTGACGTGTTTAAACGCTTTAAATATTTTGGAATGGGATTCGGGAATCAGTATTCTTTGAGTCAAGCAAGGAGCTTGGCCTATACGGCCCGTCTTGAACTCACACCGCCCGGTAACTGCTGGGGATTTGATTTTCAGTACACTAAGCCGATCAATGCGGAATTCTCATTTGTTTTCAACTTCTACTTTATGTTCGATGGTAAAACCCGCACTGGCGTCGGCAATAGCGGTATACCGCAAAGCTAGGGCACCTAAAACACCGTAAGTAATCTAACTAAAAAGTAGTGAATGAAACGAGCAAACTGCCGCCGTCAATATTTCCTTTAGACTCTAGGGGCATTGCTGTCACAAACCAGCGGTTAACGCGCGCATGCTCGCGAGAACTCCCGAAGGCTTCTCTGGTGGTTTCGAAAGAGTGTTCAGCAAGGTGTTTTTGACTCTCAAATCCACTTAGGCCTCTTGGGCTTTGGCGCATCGCTTGCCCTTTTGGGCTGAGGCGAATCGCTTGCACTGGCTCTTCATCAGAAACAAAGTAGGCGACGTAAACGCCTAAAAGAATTCCTGCATAAAGGCCGAGCGAAGCTCCCCGAGCAATGTTCTGAAGGTTCTCTCCGGGTTGATCCACCATTACCAATGAGGCGGCCCCCAATACTGTCCCTATGGCAATGCCATACATGGAACTTGTCAGGACAATCTTCATCTCCCCTTCAGCTTGACCATTGGTTGGGGAGAAGGTCATCGCCGCGGCGACTGCCAAAATACAAAAAAAAGAAATCTTCGTTCGATAAAGAAAAGACTTTAAGATTTTCGATTTAAAATAGTTCATGATCGTATCATGTCATCTCAAGAGCCATAATGTCAGTGCGTTCATGATCAATTAGAAGCTATGCGTAATAGACAGATAAATCCTGCGGCTACAAAAAATCTGACAGATCTAAAAATTGGATCCCGCCTTGCCTGACCATAGCCACAAAGAATGCGACCTCGCCCTCAAATCGTGACTGCCAATCTCTCCATTGCCTTGCTTGACTCAGTATTTGATTTTGGGTGAGCCTGAAGCCATCGAACGACTCATGAGTGCTGCTCTTTACTTCGACCGCGATGTAGAACCTTCTATCTTTTGAACGAAACAAAAGGTCTACTTCAGCAAATCTGCCTTTTAGCCTATGACGAACAAGCACCAATCCCACTTTTTTTAAAGCTTGGGCAACTAGTGCCTCACAGAATAGCCCCCTCTGATGGGCACTGCTGAGTAGACGAATTTTCTCCGCCGACAAACTCTCGGACCCCCGAAAAACTGACTCGATGAATCGGGCATGGTCCGAATTGGGATATAAGATCCTTGTGTTCGGCAGTTGAATAACCTTTGTGTTTTTCGAATCGATACTGGGGATATTGGATACCAAGAGCGTACATTGCTCTGTCCCTTTCGACCTTCGCGACGATTGAGGCTGCTGCAATTGGTTTTGCTCTTTGATCGCCTTTAACGAGGGGAATTTGATAAAACTCATTGGTCAACCCTGCCACTTTTAAATGACCATCAACCAAGAGCGTGCCGTTTTTGACACCAAGCTGAGTGAGCGCTCTCTTCATTGCAAGAAAACTGGCTTGCAAGATGTTGATTTCATCAATCTCTGAGCTCTCAGCAAATCCGACGCCAACTAGAAACGTTGACTTAATGTATTCATAAACTTCCTCTCGGCGAGTCCCGGATAAAGTCTTTGAATCTCGAATCCATGGTTCAAATACAGGATCGATTTCTTTATCAATAATCACAGCGCCAGCGTAAACACGCCCTGCAAGACAGCCACGACCCGCCTCATCTACGCCGATAACTGGTTTTTTCACGAGTGACTTCCAATCGAATTCTTCATAGACGCGAGATGTCCGTGTCAAAGCTGCCCCCTCTTAGTCGAAACGTTTAACCTCTAGGAGAGTCATCGTATCGTCCACCAAAAATGTACTGCATCACCGTCAACAATGAGATGACCCTTTACTGAGTTCACGAAACAATTTAGTTTCTACGAATCAACTTGAGAAGTCGGATGTTGCATCTTTTGATTTAGAATCGCGAAACGATACAACAGTTCGATATCCGTTAAAGAAGTCGGGTGCTACATGTCTTTTAAACCTTTTGTCGCTGCCAAAGCTGCTGTTGCAGAACTAACGCCAGTCTCTTTGATCTCGGGTGTTCTACTCGGAATCTTGTTTGGCGCAAGCTCTCTCTATCTTGCTCTCAAGGTGGGAATGACGGTCAGCGCATCGATTCCGATCGCAGTCTTGTCGGTGACATTGTTTCGCGCCTTTTCGAAAGCCTTCGGAGTCCGCCGGGCGACAATTTTAGAAAACAATATGGTGCAGACAACCGGTTCGGCAGGCGAGTCCATAGCCTTTGGCGTGGCCGTAACGATGCCGGCTCTATTACTGATGGGCTATGAAATGGAACTTTCAAGAACCATGGTAATAGCTGTTTTGGGCGGCTTTTTGGGCGTGCTGATGATGATCCCACTCAGAAGGGCTTTGATCGTAAAGGAACACGGCCAACTTAGCTACCCCGAAGGCACGGCCTGCGCAGAAGTTCTCATAGTCGGTGAACAAGGGGGAACCTCCGCAATAACTGTTTTTACAGGTTTTTTTGTTGGGCTCTTCTACAAGTTTTTGAACGTCGGCACCCATCTATGGAAAGACATTTCCGAGAAGAGTATATCTTGGTATCGGGGCGCCACCCTTGAGGCAGAAGTATCTCCAGAACTTCTAGGTGTGGGATATATCATCGGGCCAAAAATTGCGAGTATCATGGTGGGAGGCGGTGTTCTCTCGAGTTTAGTTTTGATTCCTATGATTTATCTTTTTGGCGACGGTCTTGTGAATCCGTTGTTTCCAGCAACCAAGTTGATTTCAGAGATGTCGACACATGAAGTTTGGAGAAACTACGTTCTTTATATTGGTGCAGGGGCCGTTGCCACCGGCGGGATCATAAGTCTTTTTCAAAGTCTTCCAACAATTGTAAGAGGTGCGGTTGGTGGATTGAGCGCTATGCGGGGATCCACCAAGGTGCAAAACCCCGAAGAGATGCCACGAACAGACAAAGACCTGCCAATGAGTGTTGTCGTTGTCGGATCACTGGTCTTGGTTTTGGTACTCATGATGTGGCCGGGCCTTAACCTCAATCCCATTGCCGCAATTCTTATAGTTCTATTTGGATTTCTTTTTGTGACTGTGAGTGCTCGTCTAACCGGGCAAATTGGGTCATCTTCAAATCCTATTTCGGGTATGACTGTGGCCACTCTGCTTTTGACCTGTCTAATCTTTGTACTTCTAGGTTGGGTCGGAGAAGATTATCGCGTTGCCGCTTTAAGTATTGCTGCCATCGTGTGCGTAGCCGCAAGCGTCGGGGGCACAACTTCACAGGATTTGAAAACAGGTTACCTTGTTGGCGCCTCGCCTTGGAAGCAACAGATTGGCTTGATCATCGGCACGCTAACGTCTGCTTTGGTAATAGGCCTTACGCTGAATGTTTTAAATTCTGCGTCGACAATCTACTCCCAAAAAAATCTTCCCGAGACAGTTGTTGATGTATCAACTTTGGCCCAAAAGGAATCTCCTCGCGAGTCTCAAGCGGACGCTGTCTCAGATAATAATTCTTACTTCGTACTAAGGGTTGGTAAACCAGCGACTGAGGGACCACTTGCTGGTATACCTGCCGGCAAATACTTGGTCGATGACACGGGCAAGATTCGTTATCTTGTCGATCCGGGTATAAACGGAGTTCTTCGGCAAAGAGACGATGGCACACCCGTGGCAAAATACGATGCGCCAAAGGCAAGTCTCATGGCTCTGATTATAGATGGTATCCTTACTCAAAAACTTCCGTGGGGACTCGTGCTTCTCGGTGCTTTTATTTCTGTTGTGTTGGAACTCTGCGGGATTTCTGCTTTGCCTTTCGCCGTGGGAGTGTATCTTCCTCTCTCTGCGAGCGCTCCTATCTTCGTGGGCGGTCTCGTTAGGTGGCTTGTCGAAAGAGTTCGTAAACCTCTGTCGCAGTCTGAAGGAGAAACCAG is a window of Bdellovibrionales bacterium CG10_big_fil_rev_8_21_14_0_10_45_34 DNA encoding:
- the rsmI gene encoding 16S rRNA (cytidine(1402)-2'-O)-methyltransferase yields the protein MSSKLDLGRAQGLQIVATPIGNFGDISLRAVEALKTADVIYCEDTRVSLRLLTHFGITDKKLKSANEHTEGGLVQDVLNHLKNNATVVLISDAGTPNINDPGYHLVKACLTNNINVTPIPGPSSLTAALSASPIGGGHFVYLGYLPRKQGELSALLRSLPEALEKAVFLESPKRLLSSLKLIKEVFGNKSEVCLYHELTKIHESIHFGKIDAILDEFNNKEILGEWIGILSLRGRSQTSLNIDSAWQGALQNAIDLKIAPSNIVEIFKPLWPRSKKELYNLILEKKEVSIEK
- a CDS encoding ribonuclease HII, producing the protein MTRTSRVYEEFDWKSLVKKPVIGVDEAGRGCLAGRVYAGAVIIDKEIDPVFEPWIRDSKTLSGTRREEVYEYIKSTFLVGVGFAESSEIDEINILQASFLAMKRALTQLGVKNGTLLVDGHLKVAGLTNEFYQIPLVKGDQRAKPIAAASIVAKVERDRAMYALGIQYPQYRFEKHKGYSTAEHKDLISQFGPCPIHRVSFSGVREFVGGENSSTQQCPSEGAIL
- a CDS encoding oligopeptide transporter, OPT family, whose amino-acid sequence is MSFKPFVAAKAAVAELTPVSLISGVLLGILFGASSLYLALKVGMTVSASIPIAVLSVTLFRAFSKAFGVRRATILENNMVQTTGSAGESIAFGVAVTMPALLLMGYEMELSRTMVIAVLGGFLGVLMMIPLRRALIVKEHGQLSYPEGTACAEVLIVGEQGGTSAITVFTGFFVGLFYKFLNVGTHLWKDISEKSISWYRGATLEAEVSPELLGVGYIIGPKIASIMVGGGVLSSLVLIPMIYLFGDGLVNPLFPATKLISEMSTHEVWRNYVLYIGAGAVATGGIISLFQSLPTIVRGAVGGLSAMRGSTKVQNPEEMPRTDKDLPMSVVVVGSLVLVLVLMMWPGLNLNPIAAILIVLFGFLFVTVSARLTGQIGSSSNPISGMTVATLLLTCLIFVLLGWVGEDYRVAALSIAAIVCVAASVGGTTSQDLKTGYLVGASPWKQQIGLIIGTLTSALVIGLTLNVLNSASTIYSQKNLPETVVDVSTLAQKESPRESQADAVSDNNSYFVLRVGKPATEGPLAGIPAGKYLVDDTGKIRYLVDPGINGVLRQRDDGTPVAKYDAPKASLMALIIDGILTQKLPWGLVLLGAFISVVLELCGISALPFAVGVYLPLSASAPIFVGGLVRWLVERVRKPLSQSEGETSSGVLLSSGLIAGGAIAGIALAILALQGGFSETIHLGSILPGLSQSDGFALTAFLGLATFVFFVGTGKLLGTKAR